From Streptomyces sp. GSL17-111, one genomic window encodes:
- a CDS encoding 5-dehydro-4-deoxyglucarate dehydratase, with amino-acid sequence MKLSGVLFFPATPFDPRGEVDPSVLREHITTGLAHGPGGVFAACGTGELTSLSEREQALVVRTAVEAASGEVPVFAGAGGPLGTALHHARAAAEAGADGLLLLPPVARGAVDGLSAYVAAVAEVGLPVVLYQRAPLVLESSTVVELAGIPGVVGFKDGLGDMDRMQRIVLAVRAALGEREFTFFNGLPTAELTQPAYRAIGVDLYSSAAFSFVPEVATAFARALPAGTPVATELLTRFYAPLAELRSRVPGYAVSLVKAGLRLRGVAAGPVRAPLTEPSPEHLAELSRIVDAGLGVVRDAA; translated from the coding sequence ATGAAGCTCTCGGGAGTGCTCTTCTTCCCGGCCACCCCCTTCGACCCGCGCGGCGAGGTGGACCCGTCCGTACTGCGCGAACACATCACCACGGGTCTGGCCCACGGGCCGGGAGGCGTCTTCGCCGCCTGCGGCACCGGTGAGCTGACCTCGCTCTCCGAGCGCGAGCAGGCTCTCGTGGTGCGCACCGCCGTGGAGGCGGCCTCCGGCGAGGTGCCCGTGTTCGCCGGGGCCGGCGGACCGCTGGGCACCGCGCTCCACCACGCCCGGGCCGCCGCCGAGGCGGGCGCGGACGGTCTCCTGCTCCTGCCCCCCGTGGCCCGGGGCGCCGTCGACGGCCTGTCCGCCTACGTGGCGGCCGTCGCCGAGGTCGGCCTGCCGGTGGTGCTCTATCAGCGGGCTCCACTGGTCCTGGAGTCGTCCACGGTGGTCGAACTGGCCGGTATCCCGGGCGTGGTCGGCTTCAAGGACGGCCTCGGGGACATGGACCGGATGCAGCGCATCGTCCTCGCGGTCCGCGCGGCCCTCGGCGAGAGGGAGTTCACCTTCTTCAACGGGTTGCCCACCGCCGAACTGACCCAGCCCGCCTACCGGGCGATCGGTGTGGACCTGTACTCCTCCGCCGCGTTCAGCTTCGTCCCGGAGGTCGCCACCGCGTTCGCGCGTGCGCTCCCCGCGGGGACGCCGGTGGCCACGGAGCTCCTGACGAGGTTCTACGCCCCCCTCGCGGAGCTGCGCTCGCGGGTGCCGGGCTATGCCGTCTCGCTGGTCAAGGCCGGTCTGCGGCTGCGCGGCGTGGCGGCCGGTCCCGTGCGGGCGCCGCTGACCGAGCCGTCCCCGGAGCATCTGGCGGAGCTGTCCCGCATCGTCGACGCCGGCCTCGGCGTGGTGAGGGACGCCGCATGA
- a CDS encoding mandelate racemase/muconate lactonizing enzyme family protein yields MTLPRITALTARHVRVPLPRPWGPDVPANHLVVARLELDDGRTGTGFSWTPRAGASAVHALLMRDCKEAVLGLPAHPETVWDLLWNRLHEAGSGGVTTLAMAAVDTALWDLRAAAAGHGLADELGRRRESVPVYGSGINLHYTRDELVAQVGRCVARGASAVKIKVGHASCAVDAERVAAVREAIGPDVLLMIDANQRWDLLRARRALTALAPHDPYWIEEPLLADDLTGHVRLRRECGLPVAVGENIRTVHGFKQWLDAGACDVVQPNVARVGGITPFRRIAELAALYSVPVVPHLLPDVSGQLACALPLPTMVEDVEDASFAALGLLRDDGPVEITGARLRTTGRPGLGLDFALDGLTEVAP; encoded by the coding sequence ATGACGCTTCCGAGGATCACCGCGCTGACCGCCCGGCACGTCCGGGTGCCGCTACCGCGCCCGTGGGGACCGGACGTCCCCGCGAACCACCTGGTCGTGGCCCGGCTCGAACTGGACGACGGCCGCACCGGCACGGGGTTCAGCTGGACGCCACGGGCCGGGGCGAGCGCCGTGCACGCGCTCCTGATGAGGGACTGCAAGGAGGCGGTGCTGGGGCTGCCCGCCCACCCGGAGACGGTCTGGGACCTGCTGTGGAACCGGCTGCACGAGGCGGGCTCCGGCGGCGTCACCACGCTGGCCATGGCCGCGGTGGACACCGCGCTGTGGGACCTGCGCGCCGCCGCCGCCGGGCACGGCCTGGCCGACGAGCTGGGCCGTCGCCGGGAGTCGGTGCCCGTCTACGGCAGCGGCATCAACCTGCACTACACGCGGGACGAGCTGGTCGCCCAGGTGGGGCGCTGCGTCGCGCGCGGCGCGTCGGCGGTGAAGATCAAGGTGGGCCACGCCTCGTGCGCGGTGGACGCCGAGCGGGTCGCGGCCGTCCGGGAGGCCATCGGGCCGGACGTCCTGCTGATGATCGACGCCAACCAGCGCTGGGATCTGCTCAGGGCCCGCCGCGCGCTGACCGCCCTGGCTCCCCACGACCCGTACTGGATCGAGGAGCCGCTGCTCGCGGACGACCTGACCGGGCATGTGCGGCTGCGCCGGGAGTGCGGTCTGCCGGTCGCGGTGGGGGAGAACATCCGCACGGTGCACGGCTTCAAGCAGTGGCTGGACGCCGGCGCCTGCGACGTCGTGCAGCCGAACGTGGCGCGGGTCGGCGGGATCACCCCGTTCCGCAGGATCGCCGAACTGGCGGCGCTCTACTCCGTCCCCGTCGTCCCGCACCTGCTGCCGGACGTCTCCGGTCAGCTGGCCTGCGCGCTGCCCCTGCCGACCATGGTCGAGGACGTGGAGGACGCCTCGTTCGCCGCGCTCGGGCTGCTGCGGGACGACGGCCCCGTGGAGATCACCGGAGCGCGCCTGCGCACCACCGGCCGCCCGGGACTGGGGCTGGACTTCGCCCTCGACGGGCTGACGGAGGTGGCCCCGTGA
- a CDS encoding Gfo/Idh/MocA family protein, with the protein MNAVRVVLAGIHGFGRNYLPVLRDLAAEGIAELAGVCDLRPASPDQLAGLGRPGQSTDLAELVRRHDASLAVVATPPHTHAPLALATMRAGAHVHLEKPPAASFTAYLQLLAESGRLRRAVQVGFQSLGSDAPGRVRELIASGAVGRVRGISATAAWSRDTAYYLRAPWAGLRRLPDGTDVVDGALTNPLAHAVATALAVDGGEIVSLETELYRAFDIEADDTSCLRAVTRGGLADGAPLLVAVTLAAPEQTPPVITVTGERGRISYWYTEDRVRLEAAGRPPVESVEHRTVLLRHLVEQLHAHGPEDPPRALVPLTSVRSFMQVLEAVRAAAPPVPLVAARDLPAQGGARRRVLPGITELITTAAERGALFSELPRFSTVAGRNP; encoded by the coding sequence GTGAACGCGGTGCGCGTGGTGCTGGCCGGCATCCACGGCTTCGGACGCAACTACCTGCCGGTGCTGCGCGACCTGGCCGCCGAAGGCATCGCCGAGCTCGCCGGCGTGTGTGACCTGCGGCCGGCCTCCCCGGACCAGCTGGCCGGCCTGGGCCGCCCCGGCCAGTCGACCGACCTCGCCGAGCTGGTGCGACGGCACGACGCCTCCCTCGCCGTCGTCGCCACCCCTCCGCACACCCACGCGCCCCTGGCGCTGGCCACGATGCGGGCGGGCGCACACGTCCACCTGGAGAAGCCGCCGGCGGCGTCCTTCACCGCCTACCTCCAGCTGCTCGCGGAGAGCGGGCGGCTGCGCCGGGCGGTGCAGGTCGGCTTCCAGAGCCTCGGCTCCGATGCGCCGGGCCGGGTGCGCGAGCTGATCGCCTCCGGAGCCGTGGGCCGGGTCCGGGGGATCTCCGCGACGGCCGCCTGGAGCCGGGACACCGCCTACTACCTGCGCGCCCCGTGGGCCGGGCTGCGGCGCCTCCCCGACGGCACCGACGTGGTCGACGGCGCGCTGACCAATCCCCTCGCCCACGCGGTGGCCACGGCCCTCGCGGTGGACGGCGGGGAGATCGTCTCGCTGGAGACCGAGCTCTACCGGGCCTTCGACATCGAGGCGGACGACACCTCCTGCCTGCGCGCGGTCACCCGGGGCGGGCTCGCGGACGGCGCCCCGCTGCTGGTCGCGGTGACGCTCGCGGCACCGGAGCAGACCCCACCCGTCATCACGGTGACCGGTGAGCGGGGGCGGATCAGCTACTGGTACACCGAGGACCGGGTGCGGCTGGAAGCCGCCGGCCGGCCACCCGTCGAGAGCGTCGAGCACCGGACGGTGCTGCTGCGCCACCTCGTCGAGCAGCTGCACGCCCACGGCCCGGAGGACCCGCCGCGGGCGCTGGTCCCCCTGACCTCGGTCCGCTCCTTCATGCAGGTGCTGGAGGCCGTCCGTGCCGCCGCGCCGCCCGTGCCGCTGGTCGCCGCGCGGGACCTGCCCGCTCAGGGCGGAGCGCGGCGTCGGGTGCTGCCCGGAATCACCGAACTCATCACCACCGCCGCGGAACGCGGAGCGCTCTTCTCGGAGCTGCCGCGGTTCTCCACGGTCGCCGGGAGGAATCCATGA
- a CDS encoding carbohydrate ABC transporter permease has protein sequence MTHADVHPHQTAPPGARPAPVAPGPGADVVRADRARRRRRRKEALTAYLFLAPWFVGLVLITAGPLLGSLYLSFTDYSPLGGANWVGVDNYTRMFDDPRFTKALTNTAVYVFVSVPLQLAFALALALLLDRGVRGLSIYRSVYYLPSLLGSSVAIAILWRKVFGADGLFNEFLSVFGADGRSWVADPSTALGTLIVLNVWTFGSPMVIFLAGLRQIPPSYYEAASIDGAGKLRKFFSITLPLLTPIIFFNLVLQLINAFQSFTQAYVVSGGNGSPADSTLFYTMYVYIKGFTSFEMGYASAMAWFLVVIIAALTGINFIVSKYWVFYGDK, from the coding sequence ATGACGCACGCCGACGTGCATCCTCATCAGACCGCCCCACCCGGGGCGCGGCCCGCACCCGTGGCTCCGGGCCCCGGTGCGGACGTCGTGCGGGCCGACCGCGCCCGCCGCAGGAGGCGGCGCAAGGAAGCGCTGACGGCCTACCTGTTCCTGGCGCCCTGGTTCGTGGGTCTGGTGCTGATCACCGCCGGGCCGCTGCTCGGCTCGCTGTACCTGTCGTTCACCGACTACAGCCCACTCGGCGGCGCGAACTGGGTGGGGGTGGACAACTACACCCGGATGTTCGACGATCCGCGTTTCACCAAGGCCCTGACCAACACGGCGGTCTACGTCTTCGTCTCGGTGCCGCTCCAGCTCGCCTTCGCCCTGGCCCTGGCCCTGCTCCTGGACCGGGGCGTGCGCGGACTGTCGATCTACCGCTCCGTCTACTACCTGCCCTCCCTGCTCGGCAGCAGCGTCGCCATCGCCATCCTGTGGCGGAAGGTCTTCGGCGCGGACGGCCTCTTCAACGAGTTCCTGTCTGTCTTCGGGGCGGACGGCCGCAGCTGGGTGGCCGACCCCTCCACCGCGCTGGGCACCCTCATCGTGCTGAACGTCTGGACGTTCGGTTCGCCGATGGTCATCTTCCTCGCCGGACTGCGCCAGATCCCGCCCAGCTACTACGAGGCGGCGAGCATCGACGGGGCGGGGAAGCTTCGGAAGTTCTTCTCCATCACGCTTCCGCTGCTGACCCCGATCATCTTCTTCAACCTGGTCCTGCAGCTCATCAACGCCTTCCAGTCCTTCACCCAGGCCTATGTCGTGAGCGGGGGAAACGGAAGTCCGGCGGACTCGACGCTCTTCTACACGATGTACGTGTACATCAAGGGATTCACCTCCTTCGAGATGGGATACGCCTCGGCGATGGCGTGGTTCCTCGTCGTCATCATCGCCGCTCTGACCGGTATCAACTTCATCGTGTCGAAGTATTGGGTGTTCTACGGTGACAAGTGA
- a CDS encoding carbohydrate ABC transporter permease: MTSEKNRTSDLNDTLLARTLLAVRGKKLFTHAALILFGLAMLYPLLWMISSALKPEEVIFREQGLIPTSFTLENFSNGWNAMRHSFGHYFLNSAIITAGAVVGNLFACSLAAYAFARLEFPLKRFWFALMLGSIMLPLHVVIVPQYILFSEIGWLNTFLPLIAPKFLATDAFFIFLMVQFIRTLPRDLDEAALIDGAGHWRVFSRIIIPLSMPALATTAIFTFIWTWNDFLSQLIFLTDPDMHTVPIALRHFLDSTGESSWGPMFAMSVLSLGPIFGFFLAGQKYLVRGIATSGLK; encoded by the coding sequence GTGACAAGTGAGAAGAACCGAACCTCGGACCTGAACGACACGCTCCTGGCCAGGACGCTGCTCGCCGTGCGCGGGAAGAAGCTGTTCACCCATGCGGCACTCATCCTGTTCGGGCTGGCGATGCTGTATCCGCTGCTGTGGATGATCTCCAGCGCCCTGAAGCCGGAGGAGGTCATCTTCCGTGAACAGGGCCTGATCCCCACGTCCTTCACGCTGGAGAACTTCAGCAACGGATGGAACGCCATGCGGCATTCCTTCGGCCACTACTTCCTCAACTCCGCGATCATCACCGCCGGCGCCGTGGTGGGGAACCTGTTCGCCTGCTCGCTGGCCGCCTACGCCTTCGCCCGCCTGGAGTTCCCGCTCAAGCGGTTCTGGTTCGCACTGATGCTGGGCTCCATCATGCTGCCCCTGCACGTGGTGATCGTGCCGCAGTACATCCTCTTCTCGGAGATCGGCTGGCTGAACACCTTCCTCCCGCTGATCGCGCCCAAGTTCCTCGCGACGGACGCCTTCTTCATCTTCCTCATGGTGCAGTTCATCCGCACCCTGCCCCGGGACCTGGACGAAGCCGCCCTGATCGACGGTGCCGGGCACTGGCGGGTCTTCAGCCGGATCATCATTCCGCTGTCGATGCCGGCACTCGCCACCACCGCGATCTTCACGTTCATCTGGACCTGGAACGACTTCCTGAGCCAGTTGATCTTCCTCACCGATCCCGACATGCACACCGTGCCGATCGCGCTGCGGCACTTCCTGGACTCCACCGGGGAGTCCTCCTGGGGACCGATGTTCGCGATGTCGGTCCTCTCGCTCGGGCCCATCTTCGGCTTCTTCCTCGCGGGCCAGAAATACCTGGTCCGAGGCATCGCCACCTCGGGCCTCAAGTAA
- a CDS encoding ABC transporter substrate-binding protein: MSFRRQKTWPVLLMAGALTLTAACSGGDGGSGSGDGPVTIEFRWWGSDERHELTQKAVDAFEAEHEDIKVKVQTFEWASYYDQLTTTMASGDAPDVFAVEIRRLGELGRAGQLADMGELVDTGDLNAELLNSGEVDGVLRAVPTGANTFSVMVNTAILADAGVELPDDSTWTWDDYHALAAEISEKTGSDVYGTQINFNDAYLRMFAAQRGEEFYEDAALGVSAETVADWYQTHLDLLENGAPSADLSTEIGSTGVEQSLIATNTGAMGMWWSNQLGVLTSSSGEEVAMLQMPREPGADTNGMFLQPTMHWTVSERSDAKEAAAELVDFLVNDPEAAAILGSDRGLPMNSTVLAEIRDELPEADQESLAFIEENSEELTAPKVYPNGAGEVPAMLQRYGEEVIFGRMTPQEAAEAFIDEAGSTLS; encoded by the coding sequence GTGTCCTTCCGCAGACAGAAGACCTGGCCGGTTCTGCTCATGGCCGGCGCCCTCACCCTGACCGCCGCCTGCTCCGGGGGTGACGGCGGCTCCGGCTCGGGCGACGGGCCGGTGACCATCGAGTTCCGCTGGTGGGGCTCGGACGAGCGGCACGAGCTCACCCAGAAGGCCGTCGACGCCTTCGAGGCCGAGCACGAGGACATCAAGGTCAAGGTGCAGACCTTCGAGTGGGCCTCCTACTACGACCAGCTGACCACCACCATGGCCTCCGGTGACGCCCCCGACGTCTTCGCCGTGGAGATCCGCAGACTGGGCGAGCTGGGCCGGGCCGGGCAGCTCGCCGACATGGGGGAGCTGGTGGACACCGGCGACCTCAACGCCGAACTGCTGAACTCCGGTGAGGTCGACGGCGTGCTGCGGGCCGTGCCGACCGGTGCCAACACCTTCTCCGTGATGGTCAACACCGCGATCCTGGCCGACGCCGGCGTCGAGTTGCCGGACGACTCCACCTGGACCTGGGACGACTACCACGCGCTGGCCGCGGAGATCAGCGAGAAGACCGGCAGCGACGTGTACGGCACCCAGATCAACTTCAACGACGCCTACCTGCGGATGTTCGCCGCACAGCGCGGGGAGGAGTTCTACGAGGACGCCGCGCTCGGTGTGTCCGCCGAGACGGTGGCCGACTGGTACCAGACGCACCTGGACCTGCTGGAGAACGGGGCGCCCTCGGCCGACCTCAGCACCGAGATCGGTTCGACCGGGGTCGAGCAGTCGCTCATCGCCACCAACACCGGTGCCATGGGCATGTGGTGGAGCAACCAGCTCGGCGTCCTCACCAGCAGCTCGGGTGAGGAGGTCGCCATGCTCCAGATGCCCCGGGAGCCGGGCGCCGACACCAACGGCATGTTCCTCCAGCCGACGATGCACTGGACGGTCAGCGAGCGCAGTGACGCCAAGGAGGCCGCCGCGGAACTGGTGGACTTCCTGGTCAACGACCCGGAGGCCGCCGCCATCCTGGGCAGCGACCGCGGTCTGCCGATGAACAGCACGGTGCTCGCCGAGATCCGCGACGAACTGCCCGAGGCCGACCAGGAGTCGCTGGCGTTCATCGAGGAGAACTCCGAGGAACTGACGGCCCCGAAGGTCTACCCCAACGGTGCCGGTGAGGTCCCCGCGATGCTCCAGCGCTACGGCGAGGAGGTCATCTTCGGCCGCATGACGCCGCAGGAGGCCGCCGAGGCCTTCATCGACGAGGCGGGGAGCACCCTCAGCTGA
- a CDS encoding Gfo/Idh/MocA family protein, whose protein sequence is MTRRYAFVGLGHRAQMYVDALLGDWSDTGAIVAFCDTNRTRMEYYNEQIVRAGGAEVPAFGPDRFGELLERADTVVVTCVDSAHARYVCAALDAGRDVIVEKPLTVDAASCAAIAASAERSSGTLVTTFNYRYSPRNTAVRRTLAAGEIGTVTSVHFEWTLDTIHGADYFRRWHRDASRSGGLLVHKSSHHFDLVNWWLGAHAELVFAQSALRFYGAANAPGDRPERGHGAPQLGTDPFLLDLTSDPRLARLYLDAEREDGYLRDRDVFAEGVSIQDNMAVLARYDSGALLTYSLNAHAPHEGYRVSFNGTRGRLELEVCERVWTPPHAAIDASAAGKEHTPGAWERLTLHRHWEQAEEVPIEGGAGAHGGGDRLLLDDVFRGPGQDPLARQAGYRAGIRSVLIGVAANRSARTGQPVRLLDGGTALAEDGPADATAPARPGEGGGA, encoded by the coding sequence GTGACACGCCGCTATGCCTTCGTCGGACTGGGCCACCGGGCCCAGATGTACGTGGACGCCCTGCTCGGCGACTGGAGCGACACCGGAGCGATCGTCGCGTTCTGCGACACCAACCGGACCAGGATGGAGTACTACAACGAGCAGATCGTCCGAGCCGGCGGTGCCGAGGTGCCGGCCTTCGGGCCGGACCGCTTCGGCGAACTGCTGGAACGGGCCGACACGGTCGTGGTGACCTGCGTCGACTCGGCCCACGCCAGGTACGTGTGCGCCGCCCTGGACGCCGGGCGCGACGTGATCGTGGAGAAGCCGCTGACCGTGGACGCCGCGAGCTGCGCGGCGATAGCCGCCTCGGCCGAGCGCAGCTCCGGCACCCTGGTGACGACGTTCAACTACCGCTACTCCCCGCGCAACACGGCGGTGCGCCGGACGCTGGCGGCCGGGGAGATCGGCACGGTCACCTCGGTGCACTTCGAATGGACCCTGGACACCATCCACGGTGCGGACTACTTCCGGCGCTGGCACCGAGACGCGTCCCGGTCCGGCGGGCTGCTGGTGCACAAGTCCAGCCACCACTTCGACCTGGTGAACTGGTGGCTGGGGGCCCACGCCGAGCTGGTGTTCGCCCAGTCGGCGCTCCGCTTCTACGGAGCGGCGAACGCCCCCGGCGACCGCCCGGAGCGCGGTCACGGGGCCCCTCAGCTCGGCACGGACCCGTTCCTGCTCGACCTCACCAGCGATCCGCGGCTGGCCCGGCTCTATCTGGACGCGGAGCGCGAGGACGGCTACCTGCGGGACCGGGACGTCTTCGCCGAGGGCGTCTCCATCCAGGACAACATGGCGGTGCTGGCCCGGTACGACAGCGGCGCCCTGCTGACGTACTCCCTCAACGCGCACGCCCCGCACGAGGGCTACCGGGTCTCGTTCAACGGAACCAGGGGCCGCCTGGAGCTGGAGGTGTGCGAGCGGGTGTGGACCCCGCCGCACGCCGCCATCGACGCGTCGGCGGCCGGAAAGGAGCACACCCCCGGCGCGTGGGAACGGCTGACGCTGCACCGGCACTGGGAACAGGCCGAGGAGGTACCGATCGAGGGCGGCGCCGGAGCGCACGGCGGCGGCGACCGGCTCCTCCTGGACGACGTGTTCCGGGGCCCCGGACAGGACCCGCTGGCCCGGCAGGCCGGGTACCGGGCCGGTATCCGCAGTGTGCTGATCGGAGTGGCCGCCAACCGCTCCGCCCGCACCGGGCAGCCGGTGCGGCTGCTGGACGGCGGGACCGCTCTCGCCGAGGACGGTCCGGCCGACGCGACGGCACCCGCGCGCCCGGGGGAAGGCGGCGGGGCGTGA
- a CDS encoding DUF6807 domain-containing protein has protein sequence MNDTDRPLRLVHHVGERVDLRLGELRLLSLVYRPEAAWEAPKPYLHPLTTLAGGVVTGYRPHDHRWHKGLQLTASHLSGQNLWGGRCYVRGKGYQPHPERLGSMTHEGFEELSAGNSEAVLAERLAWRHHDGTAWATERRRIRVHDIRPQAGFWVLTWSSAVTNLRDEPLRFGSPTTEGREMAGYTGLFWRGPRAFRDGRVLGPHGEGQELMGTQAPWLAYGGEFDEMDGHATLVIAHAPENDHSGELGRHPAHWFVRSEPFAAMAPSWAFFEELLLPPGATLARRWRVIVADGAWDREQITDHLSGIPW, from the coding sequence GTGAACGACACCGACCGACCGCTGCGCCTGGTCCATCACGTGGGGGAGCGCGTCGACCTCCGCCTGGGCGAGCTGAGACTCCTGAGCCTGGTCTACCGCCCGGAGGCGGCCTGGGAGGCGCCGAAGCCCTACCTCCACCCCCTCACCACGCTGGCGGGCGGCGTGGTCACGGGATACCGGCCGCACGACCACCGCTGGCACAAGGGGCTCCAGCTGACCGCCTCGCACCTGTCCGGGCAGAACCTCTGGGGCGGCCGCTGCTACGTACGCGGCAAGGGCTACCAGCCGCACCCCGAACGGCTGGGCTCGATGACCCACGAGGGCTTCGAGGAACTGTCCGCCGGAAACTCGGAGGCGGTCCTCGCCGAGCGGCTGGCCTGGCGTCACCACGACGGTACGGCCTGGGCCACCGAGCGCCGGCGGATCAGGGTGCACGACATCCGCCCCCAAGCCGGGTTCTGGGTGCTGACCTGGTCCTCCGCCGTCACCAACCTCCGTGACGAGCCGCTGCGGTTCGGCAGCCCGACCACCGAGGGCCGCGAGATGGCCGGGTACACCGGTCTCTTCTGGCGCGGCCCGCGCGCCTTCCGGGACGGGCGCGTGCTCGGCCCGCACGGCGAGGGTCAGGAGCTGATGGGCACCCAGGCACCCTGGCTGGCCTACGGCGGGGAGTTCGACGAGATGGACGGGCACGCGACGCTCGTCATCGCGCACGCTCCCGAGAACGACCACTCCGGTGAGCTGGGCCGGCACCCGGCGCACTGGTTCGTGCGCAGCGAGCCCTTCGCCGCCATGGCGCCTTCCTGGGCCTTCTTCGAGGAGCTGCTGCTGCCGCCGGGCGCGACGCTGGCCCGGCGCTGGCGCGTGATCGTCGCCGACGGCGCCTGGGACCGCGAGCAGATCACCGACCACCTCTCCGGCATCCCCTGGTAG